Sequence from the Catenuloplanes indicus genome:
AGGGCGCCGACTCCTGGTACATGTACACGTCGGCCACGGTCGGTGGCGTCGGCGACTACGTGCTCTGCCTGAAGACGCTGACCGAGACGCCGCGTACCTCCTGATAGCTCTCTCTAAGGCCGTCTAGCGATATCGCTAGACGGCCTTAGTCGTGTATCGACGCATCTACCGGGGTCTAGCTTCCGGCCTAGAGACCCCGATACGGTGCGAGACGTGGATCCGATCCGGAACCCGTACGCCCCCGGCGCCGGTCAGCGCCCGCCCGAGCTCGCCGGCCGGGACCGCGAGGTGGAGGCGTTCGAGGTGGTCCTGGAACGGATCGCGCGCGGCCGCCCCGAACGCAGCCTGGTCCTCACCGGTCTGCGCGGCGTCGGCAAGACCGTACTGCTCAACAGCCTGCGCTCACAGGCGATCGGCCGGCTCTGGGGCACCGGCAAGATCGAAGCGCGACCGGACACCTCGCTGCGCCGCCCGGTCTCCGCCGCACTGCACATGGCCGTCCGCGAGCTGGCCGGCCGGCACCGAGCACCGGACCGGATCGACGACTTTCTCGGCGTACTGAAGGCGTTCGCGCTGCGCTCCAACGACGACGGCGCCAAACTCCGCGAACGCTGGCAGCCCGGCATCGACGTACCCGCCACCCGCGGCCGCGCCGACTCCGGCGACATCGAGATCGACCTGGTCGAGCTGTTCACCGACGCGGCCGCGATCGCCACCGACGTGGGCACCGGCATCGCGATCTTCATCGACGAGATGCAGGACCTCGGCACGCCGGACGTCTCCGCGCTCTGCGCCGCCTGCCACGAACTCTCCCAGCTCGGCGGGCCGCTGATCGTGGTGGGCGCCGGCCTGCCGCACCTTCCCACGGTCCTCTCCGCCGCCAAGTCGTACTCCGAACGCCTGTTCCGCTACCAGCGCATCGACCGGCTCGACCGCAGCGCGGCCGACCGGGCACTCAACGCACCCGCGCTGCGGGAGAACGTCGACTACGACCAAAAGGCGCTCGATCTGCTGTACGAGAAGTCCGGCGGCTATCCGTACTTCGTCCAGGCCTACGGCAAGGCCACCTGGGACCACGCGCCACGCTCGCCGATCACGGCGGAGGACGTCCGGGTCGCCGCCCCGGAGGCGGAGGCAGAGCTGGCCGTCGGCTTCTTCGGCTCCCGCTTCGAACGCGCCACCCCGGCCGAACGCGACTACATGCGCGCCATGGCCGCTCTGTCCACCTCCGCCGCTGATGACGACGGTCTCGACGGTGCCGTACCGACCGCGGACGTCGCCCGGTCCCTCGGCCGCCGCCCGGCCAGCCTGTCCCCGGCCCGGGACGCGCTGATCAAGAAGGGCCTGATCTACTCCGGGGAGCGGGGGACGGTGGCGTTCACGGTGCCGCACTTCGGGCGATATTTGCGGACTCAACCCTTTTAGAAGCCTATTTTCCCGCTTCCGGCGTGGTCGCCTACCCAGTGCTCCCGCGGGCACCGGTCGGCCGTGGCCGGCCTCCCTGCCGGTCCCGCCGTGGCGCAACCCACGGCCACCGGCCGAAACCCGCTAGCCGACCATCTCGCGCCCGGAATCCGGAGCCGCTCGGTTGCCGCGTCAGGCGCAGTTGACCCATTCGTCGGTGCCGTCCGTGAAGACCTGGCGCTTCCAGACCGGGATGCGGGCCTTGACCTCGTCGACGAGGCGGGCGCACGCGGTGAAGGCGGCGGCGCGGTGGGCGGTGCTGACGGCGGCGACCAGAGCGGCATCGCCGATCTTGAGGGGGCCGTAACGGTGCGAGACGGCGACGGCGTAGACGTCCGGGTCGGCGAGGATCTCGGCGGCGACCTCGCGCAGGACCGACTCGGCGCTGGGGTGGGCCTCGTACTCCAGCAGTTCGACGGAACGGCCGTGGTCGTGGTCGCGGACGACGCCGGCGAACGAGACGACGGCGCCGGCGCGCGCGTCCGACACCGCGGCCTCGTGAGCGGCGACGTCCAAGGGCTGGTCGGTGACGGTGATCATCGGCGTTCGCCGTTCAGGAGGGGGAGCGGGACGAGGTCGACCTGGCTGCCGGGCTCGCCGGACGTGCCGGGCGGGATGACGGCGAAGCCGGACGCACCGGCCAGGCCGCGCAGCATGGAGGAGCCGACATGGGCCATCGGCCGGGCGACGTTCTCCCGGTCGACGTGGACGAGCGCGAGGTGGGTGTCGGTCCCGCGGCCGCGGACCGGGGCGCCGAGCGTAACCCGGGGGAGTCGCGGCGCCTCGCGGCCGGCCAGACCGGCCAGCAGCGGGGCGACCAGGGACATCAGGGCCACGATGGCGGACTGCGGGTTGCCCGGCAGGCCGGCCAGGAAACGGTCACGGCCGTCCGGGCCCGGGACGCGGGCGACCAGCATCGGAAAGCCGGGACGGACCGCGACCGTGTTGATCAGGTAGTCGCCGCCGAGCTCCCGCAGCGCGGGATGGAGGTGGTCCACCGGGCCTCGCATGGTGCCGCCGGTGGTGCAGATCAGGTCGGCCGAGTCGAGGGCGGCGCGGATCGCGTCGACGTGCGCCTCCAGCGTGTCCTTGACCGGGCCGAGCACCGCGCCGGTGTCCACGGTCGCGCCCAGCCGGCGCAGCCAGGACGGGAGTGCGGGCCCGAGGGCGTCGCGGACCAGGCCGTTGCCGGGCAGGCCGCCGGTCAGCAGCTCGTCGCCGAAGACCAGCACCGCGGCGCGCGGCCGGCGCAGGACCGGCAGCGAGTCGTAGCCGCAGTGGGCGGCGAGGCCGATCACACCCGGGTCGACCGCGGTGCCGGCCGGGAGGAGTTCCTCACCGCGGGCGGCCTCGTCGCCGGGGACGCGCCACTCCGGCTCGGCGCGCGGCGTGCCCTCGATCCGGCCGTCCGCGGTGGTGGCCGACTCCTCGGTCCGCAGGATCGCCCGGGTACCGCCCGGCACCATCGCGCCGGTGGCGACCTCCATCGCCACGCCGTCCTCGTCCGGCAGCGGCGGTGCGACCGAACCCGCGAGGACGCGGCCGAGGACCCGCCACGGCGGGGCACCGCGCACCGCGTACCCGTCGATGCTGGACGTCGGGAACGGCGGCAGATCGGTGAGGGTGACCAGCGGCTCGGCCAGCGTCCGGCCGTCTGCCTCGCCCAGCGCGACCCGCTCGGCGTCGGGCCGCGCGGCCCGGCCCGCCTCGAAAGCGACCCGTTGCGCGTCGGCCCACGCGATCGGCGTCGCGGATGCGGTCTCGGAACTCACGGCTCCGAGCCTAGCCGCTACCCCAGCGATCGCCCGCCACACCGCATCCCGGCCGCCTCGCCCTGCCGAACCCAGGCAACCGCAACCCGCACGTGCCGTCGCCGGCCATGGACTCACGGCCACGGTCGCGTACCGGCCGGGCGCTGCCGAGGCGGCTTGCGGCCGCGCATCCCGCAGCGGGCTTGCGGCCACGGATCCCGCGGGGAGGAGCGCCAGCGACGACCGGTGCCCGCGGGAGCATGCGGAACCGGCGCCGCCGGAAGCGGGAAGAAGGCTTTCTCGGTTTGGTCAGTGGTCGCCGCCGTGGAGTTGGTCGATGGCGTGCGGGAGCAGGGGGCCGAGGACGGCGAGGCCGTCGCGGGCGCCGCCGGTGGAGCCGGGCAGGTTGACGATGAGGGTGTGGCCGGCGACGCCGGCGACGGCGCGGGAAAGGGCGGCGGCGGGGACCTTGTCGCGGCTGTGGGCGCGGATGGCCTCGGCGATGCCGGGGATCTCGTAGTCCAGGACGGCGCGGGTGACGTCGGGGGTGCGGTCGGTGGGTGTGATGCCGGTGCCGCCGCTGGTCAGCACGAGTGAGACGCGGTCGGTGACGGCGGCACGCAGGGCGTCGGCGACCGGTGGGCCGTCGGGGACGACGATCGGGTCGGCGACGTCGCAGCCGAGGTCTCGCAGGCCGGCGACGAGGATCGGGCCGCTGGTGTCGGCGTAGACGCCGGCGGCGGCGCGGTTGGAGGCGACGATGACGCGGGCGGTGATCACGGGCGGTCCTCCGGGCGGCTCCAGTCACCGGTCTTGCCGCCGGTCTTGGTGAGTACGCGGACGTCGGAGATGACCGCGGCCGGGTCGACGGCCTTGACCATGTCGACCAGCGTGAGTCCGGCGACGGTGACCGCGGTGAGCGCCTCCATCTCGACGCCGGTGCGGTCGTTCGTGCGGACCGTGGCGGTGATCTCCACGGTGGACTCGCCGGGCGTCAGGTCGAGCACGACGCCGGTGAGTGCGATCGGGTGGCAGAGCGGCACCAGGTCGGGGGTGCGCTTGGCGCCCATGATGCCGGCGATGCGCGCGGTCGCGAGCGCATCGCCCTTCGGCAGGCCGTCGCGGCGGAGCAGCGTGACCACCTCGGCGGTGGTGCGGAGCACTCCGGCGGCCACGGCGGTACGAGTGGTTACCGACTTCGCGGACACGTCGACCATCCGGGCGGCGCCGCTGGAATCGACATGCGTCAGGTTTCGGGGATCGCTCACTCGGGCAGTTTATGAGCACGGCTGGTAGCGCCGCCCACGCGTGCGCCATGACCGCCTTTCCACGCGCCCGGACGCGTTCACACGGCTCGAATTTGCGACACTGTCACTCGTTCGTGATCTGCCGTCAATTGTCGTGGACACCTACCCTGATCAGGGAAATTGCGGCCTGCATGGCTCCCGGCGAGACGAGCGCGAAATGAATGCATTCTGTTGTCAAACGGTTTCTCTAAGTAATCAATAGCGTCTGCTTTAGCATTTACCGAAACGAGCGACATTTCAATCTTTCGCAGTTTTCGCGTCGAATCTAGAGTCGTTCTCAGTCAAGCACTCGAGAGTGACTTGACGAAGGCGCCGAAAGACTTTTGGAAATAGGAATTGCACCGTCGAGACGAAGGGATGACCACAATGCGCGGCACCGAGTGGCTCTGATCCCCAATCCGATCCAGAACTAGGCCGGCGGACACGTTCCCAGTAGGCTGACCACTACGGTCCCCTGGAGCGAGGCGTCAGATGATCGAGGCGACTACCAGCCATCGGGCTGACCAGCTGCTACGGCAGCTGGTCAGCCTTTTCACGCTGGCGGCCGTTCCGATATTGATCTGGGCGGGCTGGGCCGCGGCCCGCAATTCCGATCTTCCGGAATGGTGGCTGCCGATCGTGGCCACCGCGATGATCGCCTTTACGGTCGATGTCGGCACCTCGATGATCCGCATCCGGAGCGCGATCGTCTCGTACAACTGGTCCGAGACCGGCATTCTTTTGACCATCGCGTTTCTGCCGCCGCATTGGGCACTGCTGTGCCTGGCGGCGGGCACCGCGCTGCCGAAGGTCCGGCGGCGGATCCGGCTCGACAAGATCGCATTCAACACCGCCAAGGCCGTGCTCACCGCCGGCCTCGCGCTGGCCGTCACCACGCTGATCTTCGGGCCGCTGCACGGCGATCACCTGCCGATTCCGCAGCAGCTGGCCGCGCTGGTCGTCGCGGGCGCGGTGCTGATCGTGACGGACGACCTGCTCGCCATGCCGGTGCTCGCGCTGGCCACCGGCGGCACGCTGCGCCAGCTGGTGCTCGGCGACTGGCCGATCCGCCTGCTCACGCTGATCGTCAAGATCGCGGCGGCGCTCGCGGCCGCGGCCACCTGGCGCGTCGACCCACCGTGGACGCTCATCGTCGCGGCCGTCGCGGTCGTCGTCCAGCTGCTCTACCAGAACCGCATGCGCACCCGCGAGGAACGGAAGGCCTGGCAGCGGCTAGCCACCGTCACCGAGGCGCTCAACGACACCGACCTGACCCGGGTGCTGCACACCGCGGTCGTCCGGGCCGAGCCGCTCTTCTCCGCGAACGAGATCGAGGTCGCGCTCGGTGGCCGGCTCGTACGCGGCCGCGGCGAGAGCGTGGTCTTCGACGGCGCGCCGGACGACGCGCCCCGGCCGGAGCGGCAGGTGTTCGCGATGCCGCTGCTCGGCTCCGGCGCCGGCGGCGAGATCGGCGTGCTCCGGCTGCGGTTTCACTCCGAGGTACGGCTGTCCGAGCGCGAGCAGTACACGTTGCGCACGTTCGCGTCCGCGCTCGCCACCGCGATCCGCAACGCCACGGCGTACCAGGAACTGATGAGCGTCGCGGCCTCGCACGCCCAGGAGGCCACCCACGACCAGCTCACCGGCCTGCTCAACCGGCGCGCGCTGCTCGACCGCGGCGCCCGCCACCTGCAGGAGCCGCACCAGGACGGCCTCACCGCCATGCTGCTGGTCGACCTCAACCACTTCAAGGAGGTCAACGACACGCTCGGGCACACCGCGGGCGACGCGGTGCTGACCGAGGTCGCGCGACGACTGGAGGCGGCGGCGCACCCGGGCGACATCGTGGCCCGGCTCGGCGGCGACGAGTTCGCGGTGCTGCTCCGCGGCCTGTCCGCGCCCGCGGTCGCGATGCACCGGGCCGAGGTCCTGCTGGACACGCTGCACCACCCGTTCATGGCCGAGGGCATGCAGCTGCGCGTCGAGGCCAGCGGCGGCATCGCGGTCGCGCCCGGCCGGGGTGGCATGACCGAATTGCTGCGCCGCGCGGACGTCGCCATGTACCAGGCGAAACGCGGTGGCGAGCGGATCGCGACGTACAGCCGCGTGAAGGACACCGCGGACATCGCACGGCTGGCGCTCGGCGGCGACCTGACCCGAGCGGTCGA
This genomic interval carries:
- a CDS encoding ATP-binding protein encodes the protein MDPIRNPYAPGAGQRPPELAGRDREVEAFEVVLERIARGRPERSLVLTGLRGVGKTVLLNSLRSQAIGRLWGTGKIEARPDTSLRRPVSAALHMAVRELAGRHRAPDRIDDFLGVLKAFALRSNDDGAKLRERWQPGIDVPATRGRADSGDIEIDLVELFTDAAAIATDVGTGIAIFIDEMQDLGTPDVSALCAACHELSQLGGPLIVVGAGLPHLPTVLSAAKSYSERLFRYQRIDRLDRSAADRALNAPALRENVDYDQKALDLLYEKSGGYPYFVQAYGKATWDHAPRSPITAEDVRVAAPEAEAELAVGFFGSRFERATPAERDYMRAMAALSTSAADDDGLDGAVPTADVARSLGRRPASLSPARDALIKKGLIYSGERGTVAFTVPHFGRYLRTQPF
- a CDS encoding molybdenum cofactor biosynthesis protein MoaE, coding for MITVTDQPLDVAAHEAAVSDARAGAVVSFAGVVRDHDHGRSVELLEYEAHPSAESVLREVAAEILADPDVYAVAVSHRYGPLKIGDAALVAAVSTAHRAAAFTACARLVDEVKARIPVWKRQVFTDGTDEWVNCA
- a CDS encoding molybdopterin molybdotransferase MoeA — encoded protein: MSSETASATPIAWADAQRVAFEAGRAARPDAERVALGEADGRTLAEPLVTLTDLPPFPTSSIDGYAVRGAPPWRVLGRVLAGSVAPPLPDEDGVAMEVATGAMVPGGTRAILRTEESATTADGRIEGTPRAEPEWRVPGDEAARGEELLPAGTAVDPGVIGLAAHCGYDSLPVLRRPRAAVLVFGDELLTGGLPGNGLVRDALGPALPSWLRRLGATVDTGAVLGPVKDTLEAHVDAIRAALDSADLICTTGGTMRGPVDHLHPALRELGGDYLINTVAVRPGFPMLVARVPGPDGRDRFLAGLPGNPQSAIVALMSLVAPLLAGLAGREAPRLPRVTLGAPVRGRGTDTHLALVHVDRENVARPMAHVGSSMLRGLAGASGFAVIPPGTSGEPGSQVDLVPLPLLNGERR
- a CDS encoding MogA/MoaB family molybdenum cofactor biosynthesis protein, with product MITARVIVASNRAAAGVYADTSGPILVAGLRDLGCDVADPIVVPDGPPVADALRAAVTDRVSLVLTSGGTGITPTDRTPDVTRAVLDYEIPGIAEAIRAHSRDKVPAAALSRAVAGVAGHTLIVNLPGSTGGARDGLAVLGPLLPHAIDQLHGGDH
- the moaC gene encoding cyclic pyranopterin monophosphate synthase MoaC yields the protein MSDPRNLTHVDSSGAARMVDVSAKSVTTRTAVAAGVLRTTAEVVTLLRRDGLPKGDALATARIAGIMGAKRTPDLVPLCHPIALTGVVLDLTPGESTVEITATVRTNDRTGVEMEALTAVTVAGLTLVDMVKAVDPAAVISDVRVLTKTGGKTGDWSRPEDRP
- a CDS encoding putative bifunctional diguanylate cyclase/phosphodiesterase, translating into MIEATTSHRADQLLRQLVSLFTLAAVPILIWAGWAAARNSDLPEWWLPIVATAMIAFTVDVGTSMIRIRSAIVSYNWSETGILLTIAFLPPHWALLCLAAGTALPKVRRRIRLDKIAFNTAKAVLTAGLALAVTTLIFGPLHGDHLPIPQQLAALVVAGAVLIVTDDLLAMPVLALATGGTLRQLVLGDWPIRLLTLIVKIAAALAAAATWRVDPPWTLIVAAVAVVVQLLYQNRMRTREERKAWQRLATVTEALNDTDLTRVLHTAVVRAEPLFSANEIEVALGGRLVRGRGESVVFDGAPDDAPRPERQVFAMPLLGSGAGGEIGVLRLRFHSEVRLSEREQYTLRTFASALATAIRNATAYQELMSVAASHAQEATHDQLTGLLNRRALLDRGARHLQEPHQDGLTAMLLVDLNHFKEVNDTLGHTAGDAVLTEVARRLEAAAHPGDIVARLGGDEFAVLLRGLSAPAVAMHRAEVLLDTLHHPFMAEGMQLRVEASGGIAVAPGRGGMTELLRRADVAMYQAKRGGERIATYSRVKDTADIARLALGGDLTRAVEEEEFAVNFQPILDLGTGEVVAAEALSRWHHPVRGHLDPLRFLETVERSGLLPAFTDTVLEKSLGAVTALRDAGYDLPVAVNVSPRSLLDPGFPALVAARLATHDVPADRLVLELTETLALSQLAVVDRVLHELRDTGVRLALDDFGTGYSSLAAVPRIPVQEIKIDRRFVAAMDGSPEAAAVVRATVELGRSLDLLVVAEGVESPAQRKALWELGCGAGQGHLFARSMPVGTLLGALRQGSANRPGHLAPSLHDTGAVVRLATGRRVRSRLPHLPA